One genomic window of Cannabis sativa cultivar Pink pepper isolate KNU-18-1 chromosome 2, ASM2916894v1, whole genome shotgun sequence includes the following:
- the LOC115719231 gene encoding probable indole-3-pyruvate monooxygenase YUCCA10 has product MAVIIVGAGPSGLAMAGCLTQLSIPYILLEREDCFASLWKKYAYDRLHLHLKKQVCELPHMPFPSNFPRYVPKHLFLQYLDDYVSRFQIQPLYHRTVESAFYDQDLKKWKVKARVNGNGNGEDVVEEYNGRFLVVASGETAEPYVPEVKGLRSFPGKILHSTGYKSGKEFREKKVLVVGSGNSGMEISLDLANHGANTSLIVRSPVHFVSKEILNLGVFLARYLPFKMVESLVVWLSKLVYGDLTKFGIKRPSEGPFTMKAKYGKFPIIDLGTCRKIKSGQIQVLPAEIESIENDIVLLKNEKSYHFETIVFCTGFKRSTHLWLKGYDCLLNDDGFSKISYPNNWKGKNGLYCCGLSRKGLFGAKQDALNIANHIKSLLCDNTQNDDDDDSNSEKKP; this is encoded by the exons atggcaGTGATAATAGTTGGAGCAGGACCTTCAGGACTGGCCATGGCGGGTTGTCTAACCCAACTATCAATCCCATACATCCTTCTAGAAAGAGAAGACTGTTTCGCTTCCCTCTGGAAAAAATACGCCTACGACAGACTCCATCTCCATCTCAAAAAACAAGTCTGTGAGCTTCCTCACATGCCTTTCCCTTCCAATTTCCCTCGCTACGTTCCCAAACACCTTTTCCTTCAATACTTAGACGATTACGTTTCTCGATTTCAAATCCAACCCCTTTATCATCGCACCGTCGAATCGGCTTTCTACGATCAGGATTTAAAGAAGTGGAAAGTGAAAGCCAGAGTTAACGGTAACGGTAACGGCGAAGATGTTGTTGAGGAATATAACGGAAGGTTTTTGGTTGTGGCTAGTGGTGAAACGGCGGAGCCTTATGTGCCGGAAGTTAAAGGGTTGAGGAGTTTTCCTGGGAAGATTCTTCACTCGACTGGGTACAAATCTGGGAAAGAGTTTAGGGAGAAGAAGGTTTTGGTTGTTGGATCTGGTAATTCTGGTATGGAGATTTCTCTTGATCTTGCTAATCATGGTGCTAACACTTCTCTTATCGTTCGAAGCCCG GTTCATTTTGTGTCAAAGGAGATACTTAATTTAGGGGTGTTTTTGGCTCGGTATTTACCCTTTAAAATGGTGGAATCTTTAGTGGTGTGGCTTAGTAAGTTAGTGTATggagatttaaccaagtttggtATAAAAAGACCTTCTGAAGGCCCTTTTACTATGAAGGCCAAATATGGTAAATTTCCGATTATTGATCTCGGAACATGTCGTAAGATCAAGTCCGGCCAAATTCAG GTATTGCCAGCAGAGATAGAAAGCATAGAAAACGACATCGTTTTGTTGAAGAACGAAAAGTCATATCACTTCGAGACAATTGTATTTTGTACTGGGTTCAAAAGATCAACACACTTGTGGCTTAAG GGATATGATTGTCTGCTGAATGATGATGGGTTTTCGAAAATAAGTTACCCAAATAATTGGAAAGGAAAGAATGGTTTGTATTGTTGTGGATTATCTAGGAAAGGTTTGTTTGGAGCTAAACAAGATGCTCTAAACATTGCAAACCACATCAAGTCCTTGTTGTGTGACAATACacaaaatgatgatgatgatgattctaATTCGGAAAAGAAgccctaa